The nucleotide window TCTTTGACTTTTTCAGCCAGCAAGGACCTCAATAACTCAAACGTTTCCATCTTTCCACCTCTACAAGAAATGATATCATTTTTTACACGTTCAGGCAATCAATAAATTCATGGATCGCCCGCTGGCGAAGCCGATAAAATGTGCTTTTTGTATAGTAATTATAGAACCATCCGTCAGCGCTTTCATCCAAAAATTCCCGGACGATGATTTCCCTGTACATCTCCGGCAAAGCCTCCAAGGCACTTTCGTACAGCGCAACCGTCAGCTCATCGCACTGCTGCTCCTCGCTCACCTCCAACTTCCGCTCTTTCATCAAATGCCGATGCAGCTTCAGCCGCTGAGACGACTTGCGGTAGCATTGTGTAAGATACCGAATGATCCCCTCCTGTTCGCGGTTTTTCAGTAATTTGTTCATGATCTAGTCCTCCTCTCCTTTTTTTTGCCTTCTATTATACTTATTGCGCAAATTCCCGAAATTCCCCGTTTTTTCTCGCTTATCGTAAATTTTTTTATTTCTTTCCCGGTTTTTAACTTCTTTTCCGCAAAAATCACTTAAAAATCAAGTTTTTACGCTTAGGTAAGCTTTGCAAATGGGTTTCATCGTGACAATTATTCCGGTTTCGATTACAATAATGACGGAGGTTTTCTATGAATAAAACAACAATACCCTTTCCTAAAATACTGATATCGCTCGTCATTTATTTCGTCCTGCCGCTGAGCGCAGTCTGGCTGAACCGTTTTGTCGATTCACTGACGATTACATACACTTTAATTTACAGTGCCACTGCGCTGATCCTGGTTATCATCAACTGGAACGTTTTCAGTCTGCATCTGCAGCGTTTTTCCCAAAACATCAAAGACTGTCTGTTATTTACGCTGATCTGCCTGATTGCCATCATCGTTCTGCAGCTGGGCTATCATTATATCCTGAAGCCCGGCGGCATGATCGTTGAACGTGAAATTCTGCTTCATTACACCTTTTTTATTCCGGCGATGGTGCTGGCCTATTCTCTCTGTTATGCCGTCAGCTTCACCCTGGCGTTTAAAATTTTTGTTGACCGGATTCACTTGCAGGTCAATGAGTCGATGACAATTTTGATCTCCGGATTTCTGTTCGGATTTCTGTGTACCGTCGGCCTGCTTCCAAGCACCTTCGATCAGTTTCTGCGGCTGTTCGGATATTTCTTTTTGACTTCGACCCTAGCTTCCTATGCCTATAATCAAACCCATTCCATCATTCCGATGACCTTGGCTTATTCCCTTGTTTTATTGGGAAACATTCTGTTGATTCTGATCTAAACGAACAGTCTTTTTAAAACAGCGGACTTTGCCGCTGTTTTTTTGTTGAACCTGTGCGGAAAGTGCGTGCAGAAGCCTCAATAGAAACTTGGTGAATTGTTAGGAATTCACCCTTTTCAAAGAAAATTTGCTATAATGAAAACAGCACTCCTTTGATGACTGGAGGGATTGAACATGACAGCATCCTCTTTCAGCAGCGTTCCCGATTCGGCATTCTCTATCTTTACTGCAGAAAGCGCAGATTTGATCACGTTTCTGCAGACAGACGATGGGAAAACAAAGATCGAAGCCCTCAATCGAATTCTGCAGCCGCTGAATCTCAATGAAATTACACTGTACCGCACGCTTTCTTCCGAATGGGAGAGCTGGTCATTGTCCGATACCAAGCTCATCGGTCCTTCATCGGATTCTTCGCAGAGGATCGATGAGATTCTGACAGCTTTGACAAAGGATGATTTTTATATCAGTCCGCATGAACTTTGGATTCGGATTGAGGCCCAGCCCTGGACCCTGCTTCATCTGGGCCATCGTCAAAAGGCTTGGCAGGAGAATGAATTGATGCTGATCCGCCAGCTGCAGCAGTTCACGGCCGCTCATCGCCGCTGTCTGAGCAGCCATCAAAACGAGATCCAGTTTTTCCATGAGATTATGGATCAGATTCCGACCCATCTCTGGATTTCCGACGCTCAGACTCATGAAATATTATTCATGAACCAGGCGATGAAAGATGACTTTCAGCTGGATGCACCGGAAGGACAGCGGTGCTGGAAAGTTCTGCAGCGAGACCGGCAGGGCCCTTGCCGAATCTGTCCGCTGCCCGATCTGTTGACTAAGACTGAAAAGGGTCTGCCGCACAAGCATTGGGATCACAGAAACACACTGAATCAGCGGATATACCGCAACCATGATTCGCTGATCCATTGGACGGATGGACGGCTTGTTCATTTTCAGCATGCAATTGACGTGACCGAATCGCATCGCTTGCGCTTTGACGCGGATACAGATGAACTGACGGCCATTCCCAACCGGCGGGCGGGTCTGCGCCGGCTGGAAGAGCTGCTCGAACAGGTTGGACAGGGAAAGCTCGGCATAACGGCGGCAATGCTGGATATTGATCAGCTGAAAGTCGTCAATGATCAATTTGGTCATCAGGAAGGGGATCTTTTGATCTGTCAGATCAGTAAAACGGTTTCCCAGCAGCTTCAGCAGGATGATTTGTTTTTCCGTTTAAGCGGAGATGAGTTCATCGTTGTTTTCACAGAAAAGAGAACCGAAGAAGCGGAGGTTGTTCTGAATCAGGCCCAGCAGCAGCTTCAGGACTGGGCGAAGAACGAGCACAAAGCCTATCGCTGCAATTTCTGTTACGGATTAATTTCACTTCCGTCAAACACGCAGCTTTCCAGCAGCACCCTGCTGTCGCAGATTGATGATGCGATGTATTCCCAAAAACGACTGCTGCACATACAGCTCAAGGATTCAGAAAAAGCGCAGATGCAGCTGAATGATTATCAAGGGGAAGGGGTATTCAGCTATGATTCAGCTTATCTGTATGATGCACTGGTGGAAAGCACTGACGATTATATCTTTATCAACAATATGCGGGATGATGTTTTCCGCTATCCCCAAGCCATGGTGGAAGAATTTG belongs to Holdemania massiliensis and includes:
- a CDS encoding MG284/MPN403 family protein; the encoded protein is MNKLLKNREQEGIIRYLTQCYRKSSQRLKLHRHLMKERKLEVSEEQQCDELTVALYESALEALPEMYREIIVREFLDESADGWFYNYYTKSTFYRLRQRAIHEFIDCLNV